CCACCGGAAGCGCTGGCGGAAATCGCGATGATCGGCACATCCTTCTGGGCCGGCAGCTGGCGCAGGCGGCGCGTGGCTTCCAGCCCGCCCATCTCCGGCATGACGATGTCCATCAAGATCAAGTCCGGGCGCAAGGTTTGGGCTTTTTCCAGTCCCTCGCAGCCGTTTTCCGCCTCGACCATCTCAAAGCCGACCTGGCCCAGCATGTCGACCACCACGGCCCGATTCTCGGCCACATCATCGACGACCAACACCTTCTTGCGCGGTCCCTGATAGCCGGTCACGACCCCTGCGGCAGACGGCGGCGCGACCTCGAGCTCGACCACCGGCAGTTCCAGCTCGAACCAGAAGGTGCTGCCCTGGCCGATCCGGCTCTCGACCCGGATCTCGCCCCCATCAGGCGCACAAAGCGCTGGCTGATGGCCAGGCCCAGGCCGCTGCCCCCAGCCGGCGCTGCGCGTCGCCGCCTTGCTCGAAAGGCTGGAAGATGGATTCCAATTGCTCCTCGCGGATGCCAATGCCGGTGTCTTGCACTTCGAAGCGCAGCCGGGCGGGAGAAAAAACGCACCCGCAGGCTGACCTGACCGCGGTCGGTGAACTTGACCGCATTGGCCAGCAGGTTGAGCAGCGCCTGGCGCAGCCGCTTCTCGTCGGCGCGTATGCCGCCGGGCAAGTCCGGCGCGGTGTCGCAGATAAAGGCCAGCCCCTTCTGCTCCGCCTTGACGCTGATGATCTCGGCAATGATGCGCAGGAACTTGACCAGCGGGATGTCGGTGAGGCTGAGCTCCTGCTTGCCGGCTTCGATCTTGGCGAAATCGAGTACATCGTTGATGAGCGTCAGCAGTTGCTCGCCGCTTTGCTGGATCACGCGCAGCCCCGCGACCTGCCGCTCGCCCAGCGTGGTGTCCCGCAGCAGTATCTGCGCGTAGCCAAGAATACCGTTCAGCGGCGTGCGCAGCTCATGGCTCATGCTGGCAAGGAAATCAGATTTCGCGCGGTTGGCTCTTTCCGCCGCGGCCTGCAGCTGCTTTTGGTCCTCAATGTCAGTGCTGGTCCCAACCCATTTGACGATATGTCCATTCAAGTCTTTAAGCGGTAATCCGCGGGCCAGATGCCATCGATAAATGTCATCGGAGGCTCTCTTCCAGCGGTATTCAGTTTCATAATCTTCACCGCTCTTTAATGAGCTCGTCCAGCGATCGATGGTGGGTTGCAAATCATTCGGGTGGAGTGCTTGAGTCCAGCCCCACCCTTGGAGTTGCTCAAAAGTAAGTCCCGTATAGGTGATCCACCGTTGATTGCTGTAGTCGATCCAACCATCCGGCATGGCTGTCCACACTATTTGGGGCATCGCATCTGCAAGCGACCTGAAGCGCCGTTCGCCCTCATCAATTTCGTCTGCTAAAGAAGGCAATTTTTCCGGGGGCTGGACATGTTTGCCTACCTGAATAAGAGAAAAAATATTGTTGGCAGCGCGCCCACGCTTTGCTAGTCGCGGCCCATCGATCAAGGCGTCGTCCGCTTCCACCAACCCGTGCAAACGGTATTACTTATCCCGTTCACTCATCACCGGGCCATACGCAGCATAGTGTGTGCCGTGATCGATGACACGTCAAGCTGCTCGGACCAGCGCAAAGCGGAAATGCCGCCCTTGTCCGAAACCGTCAGGCATATGGCCGAGAACCATTTCTGCAGCGGCAGTTTGCTGGTGCGAACCCAGCCTCACACGGCCGCCAAACGATCTGATTACTCGTTCCTAGCCCCATATCACTTTCCCTCTAACATGCAGCGCATCTCGTCTCATGCGAACTGTGAGTGCCATTTTCCAGTGCGCAAGTAAGGCTAACCGGTATCGATACAGTCAAGACACAGAGTTAAGATCACTTACGTTCAAATCAAGCTCCCGCGACAGAGAAAAAAGTATCGTGCACCCTTTTCAGAATCACGCGGGCCGTGGGTCGTGCCAGCCGACCAGAACAGCACCATGCCCAGCCCAAGCGCTTTCCCGTTCTCAACGAAATCGCCGGGCAAGAACATGAGCTGTTTCATCGGCTACCGAGCAAAATGCGCAGGAGTCTTAGCCTCAGGGGCGAAGTAGGGGTTATGAGCCGGAACCCCAGATTTGCCGGAAGTCTTTTTGATTCAGCAGGTTAGACGTTATTTTGCGCAGCAAAGGCCTGATTCATTTGCCGCGCGCGCTGGATTTCGTCGCCATGCAGGTACATCGAGGTTGTTACGATTGATGCATGCCGTAGGTTATCGTGCACTGTCATCAATTCGGCACCCCGGGCCAGCGCGTGTGACTATGCCGTATCCAGTGAGGGCTCTCGCACGGCGAAGCTTTTCGGCGGTCATTGGATGATCGGCTTGGATCACGTCCGCTGCCCGCGTGAAGAAACGTCGCATCACCCGCCACAGGCGCGCACCGGCAATGCCAGCGATGCCGTCCTCGCCAGGGCTAGCGACCAGCGGCATTTTGGGGTTCCAGCCCGCCGGCGTGACGCTCGTCAATGATCGAGGTGTAGTCGGCCGTATCCATGTCCGGATATCGCACCGGCACGATCTGCCTGGCGAGCTCGACGAAAGCACAAGCAGTTCCATTGTCGCTTCTCCGTCCGCCATACGGCCCGTGGAGATGGTCACTCCCCCGACTAGTTCGTTGTCCTGTCGCGGCTTACTTCCAAGCGAATCGAGCACGGGGGCTGCGTCCCGAAGCCGCCCCGCGCGATGCTGAATGGGGCGAGCGGTATTTTCACATCAGCGATCCCGACGGTCATGAGTTGAGCTTCGCGAAACTGTTAGCGGCGGCGTAGAGGGTCGCGTGGGCTCTCAGCCAGTTAGGGCCTTGCTATCAACTGATGATGCGCATTAACGCCAATCTCACCGCGCATCTTTCCGTGTGTCTTTCCATCTGAATGGTAGACCACAAGAACTGCGTTGTCGTGAGTGATGGTTGTCGGTGAAACTGTGCTCAAGATGGCCTTGCCCTCGGCATCTGCAACAGTATCGTTGTCTGTGCCATTCCCATCGAGTGGCGTGAAGCCAATCGGCTTCTGCTCAAAATGATTCTCGAACAGGCTGTAGTGTCCGTGGGGCTTCAGACCTGAGAGAATCACGGTGACCTTCTCCCGCCCATCGGGCTGCGGCGTCAAGATGACCTGTCCCTTGGCACCAAGCCAGGCGCCGAGCGACATATCGAGAGGCTGGCCCGATGCGCTCATGATAGGTGAGCTCGGTGCATCCATAATCAACGCATTGCGCAAGCCAGCGCTTCGCTTGATATTCTGCGGGCCGAGTGCTGCCGGCGCCCCCGGCGCGGCAACAAACACTTGTGGGTCCAGTGGCGGTTTCTGGTGTGTCTCACTCGAGAAGAATGCCGCATGGGTTTCAAAGTCCAGCGCTCGGCTATCGCTGGCCGCATGTGCTGCCATGGCCGTCAAACCTCCCAGGCCAACCAAGCACGCAGCGACGGTGCGCTTGAGTTTCAGGTTTTTTTGTGCATTCATGCTCTTTCCTTGGTGAGTAGTCTCAAACTCCGAGTGTGCCAACCCGGCAACTGATTTAAGGCAGAAGCGCGGGCGTGTCGCGCTGCGCTGGGAGCGGTGCGATGAGCTCATCCTGAGCGCGGAGCTTGTCCGCTACCCAGGCCATGCAGGCCGGACAGCGGCACCCTTTGGGCGACTTCCGGGTTGAAGTGGAACCAGCGCCTTTCCGCAGGTGTGCACCGAGGTCCAGCGTGGCCGTGAACGAGTAGCTCTTCTCCCGCTTGGCGCGCAGGCTGTGGTCGCCGCTGTAGGTGGCAGAAATGCGGGCTTGCGTTGCCAGACATAGGTGGTCTGGCCATGGAAGGGGAAGCGGTCGGCCTGCGCGTCGGCCGGCGGCACCGCTTCGTCGCCACCGGCG
This DNA window, taken from Cupriavidus sp. D39, encodes the following:
- a CDS encoding VOC family protein; the encoded protein is MSGYRTGTICLASSTKAQAVPLSLLRPPYGPWRWSLPRLVRCPVAAYFQANRARGLRPEAAPRDAEWGERYFHISDPDGHELSFAKLLAAA